Sequence from the Clostridium botulinum genome:
TTAACTAAAAATCCTAGGTCATGTCAAGTTTTTCCTGAATTTTCAAATCAATGGTTAGTAGATGAATTTGATAAATTCGAAAAAAGAACTTCAGATTTATTCAAAATTCCAGAAGAAACAAAATCTAAGCTTAAAGAAGTTTTTAAATATTGGCAAGGAAAAACAGTAAGTGAATTAGCTACATCTTATATGACTAATGAAACTAAAGATGCTATGAATACAAAAGTATTTACAGTTGCTAATTATCACTTCAATGGTTTAGGTCATATTTCTGTAGATTATCCTAAAGTACTAGAAAAAGGATTTTTAGGCATTATAAAAGAAACAGAGAATGCTATAATTAATGCTGATAAAAGCAATCCTGAATATGTTAAAAAGAAAGTATTCTGGGATTCTATAATAATTTCATGTAAGGCAGCAATAAAATATGCAAATAGGTATAGTGAATTAGCTAAAAAATTAGCAGGTGAAACACTAGATATAAATAGAAAAAATGAATTATTAAAAATTGCTGAAATTTGTAGTAAAGTTCCAGCTAATCCAGCAGAAACCTTTTATGAAGCATGTCAATCATTTTGGTTTGTACAAGCTATAATTAGCTTAGAATCTAACGGACATGCTATATCTCCAGCACGTTTTGATCAATATATGTATCCTTATTATAAGAATGATATTGACAATAAATTTGCAACTAAAGAAGTAAACACAGAAATTCTTCACTGTTTGTGGGTTAAATTTAATGACCTTACTAAAGTTCGTGATGAAACAACAACTAAAGCTTTTAGTGGTTATTCTATGTTTCAAAACTTAATTGTAGGTGGACAAACTCCAGATGGAAAAGATGCAACAAACGAATTATCTTATATGTGTCTTGAAGCTACAGGAAGTTTAAAATTACCACAACCATCTCTTTGTGTTAGAATATGGAGCAAAACTCCTGATGAATTTTTAATTAGAACTTGTGAATTAACTCGTTTAGGAACTGGATTGCCAGCATTTTATAATGATGAAGTCGTTATTCCAACCTTGATTAATCAGGGTTTAACGATAGAAGATGCTAGAGATTATGCAATTGTAGGATGTGTTGAACCTCAAAAGCCGGGAAAAACTGATGGGTGGTATGATGCTGCATTCTTTAACTTAGCAAAGATATTAGAACTATCTATGAATAATGGTAGACTTAATGGTAAACAAGTTGGACCTGAAACAGGTGAATTTACTTCATTTAAAAATATAGATGATTTTATAAATGCATATAAAAAACAAATAGAATATTTTGTATTCCATATGGTTGCTGCAGATAATTGTGTTGATATAGCACATGCTAAAAGAGCACCTCTTCCATTTTTATCATCTATGCTTGATGATTGTATTGGTACAGGAAAGTCAATTCAAGAAGGTGGGGGACACTATCGTTTTTCAGGACCTCTAGGTGTTGGAATTGCAAATGTTGGTGATTCATTCATGGCTATAAAGAAACTTATATTTGATGAAAACAAAATTACTTTATTAAAATTAAAAGCTGCTGTTGATAGTAACTTTGGTGAAAATGAAGATGATCCAATTAAAAAAGCAGAATATGAAGATATAAAACAATTAATTTTAAATAGAGTTCCTAAGTTTGGTAATGATATAGATGAAGTAGATGAATTTACACGTGATGGTGCGCTTATTTATTGTAAAGAAGTATTAAAATATACAAATCAACGTGGAGGAAAATTCATACCAGGATTATATCCAGTTTCAAATAATGTATATTTAGGTAGTCTTGTTGGTGCAACACCTGATGGTAGAAATGCCTTTAAACCTTTAGCAGATGGAGTATCTCCAACTAGAGGTGCCGATGTTAATGGACCAACAGCTGCTGCAAATTCAGTATCTAAATTAGAACATTTTGCAGCTCCAAGTGGAACACTATTTAATCAAAAGTTTAATCCAAATTCTCTACAAGGAGATAATGGATTAAAAAACTTAGGATCTTTAATAAGAAGCTATTTTGACAGAAAAGGTATGCATATACAATTTAATGTAATAGATAAAAAAGTTCTTCTTGAAGCTCAAAAACATCCTGAACAATATAGAGATTTAATAGTACGTGTTGCTGGTTATAGTGCTCAATTTATTTGTTTAGATAAAGGCGTACAAGATGATATTATAAAGAGAACAGAACAAAATTTATAAATAATTTACTATAAGTAAATTTAAACCATAGAAATATAAATACTTTTATGAAAGGAAAAAGCTATGCTAAAAAACGAAGTGGATTTAAATAAAATGGGTACCGTTTTTAATATACAAAGATTTTCAGTAAATGATGGACCAGGCATACGCACTATAGTATTTCTAAAAGGATGTCCATTATCTTGCCATTGGTGTAGCAATCCTGAATCTCAAAATGTAAATAAACAATTACTTTTTAATATAAAGAATTGTACAGGATGCCATAAGTGCAAAACAATATGCGAATATGATGCTATTGATTTAAATAATTTTAATAGAATAGATAGAGATAAATGTATTAGTTGTGGAAAATGTGCAGAAAATTGTTATCCAGGAGCTCTTGTTGTTTCAGGAAAAGAAATGAGCGTTAAAGAAGTGTTAGATGAATTAAATAAAGATTCTTCTCAATTTAGAAGATCTAATGGTGGAGTTACACTTTCAGGTGGAGAGCCATTATTACAACATGAGTTTGCGCTAGAAATATTAAAAGGATGTAAAAGCATAGGAATTCACACAACTATAGAAACCACAGGGTATGTAGATAAAGAGATTTTAAGAAAAATAGCACCTTGGGTTGATTTAGTACTTTTAGATATTAAGACGCTTAATGAAGATAAACATATAAAATATGTTGGAGCCAGTAATAAGATAATACTAGAAAATGCAAAGTCAATATCAGAATTAGTAACTAGTACTATTATTAGAGTTCCTGTTATACCTCAATTTAATTGTGATGAAAAAAGCATACAAGATATTGCTAAATTTACAAAAAGCTTAAACAATATAACAGAGATTCATTTATTACCTTATCATAAATTAGGTTTAAATAAATATGATTGCTTAGGTAAAGAATATTTAATGAAAAATGATATTAATACACCAAGTGAAGAAGTAATGTTAAATTTCAAAAAAATTGTTGAAGATATAGGATTAACATGTAATATTGGAGCCAATTAACCCCATTTAATTTAATATAATAGGACTATCTTCAAAGAATTCTTTGAAGATAGTCCTATGCTTTTATAAATCATTGTATTATTGGAATAATAATTATAAAGAATTCTTTTTAAGGAGATGATTTATAGTGAACAAAATTAATAATAATCAATTTTCCAATATAGCTAAACTTGGGCATTTTACCAAAAATGCAGTTAAAGATTTTGAGAAAAA
This genomic interval carries:
- a CDS encoding glycyl radical protein translates to MDILAKGFIRPTKRVEKLKEEIFSATPYIEADRAIILTESFKETENEPIIIRKAKSLEKILNEIPIVIRDNELIVGSLTKNPRSCQVFPEFSNQWLVDEFDKFEKRTSDLFKIPEETKSKLKEVFKYWQGKTVSELATSYMTNETKDAMNTKVFTVANYHFNGLGHISVDYPKVLEKGFLGIIKETENAIINADKSNPEYVKKKVFWDSIIISCKAAIKYANRYSELAKKLAGETLDINRKNELLKIAEICSKVPANPAETFYEACQSFWFVQAIISLESNGHAISPARFDQYMYPYYKNDIDNKFATKEVNTEILHCLWVKFNDLTKVRDETTTKAFSGYSMFQNLIVGGQTPDGKDATNELSYMCLEATGSLKLPQPSLCVRIWSKTPDEFLIRTCELTRLGTGLPAFYNDEVVIPTLINQGLTIEDARDYAIVGCVEPQKPGKTDGWYDAAFFNLAKILELSMNNGRLNGKQVGPETGEFTSFKNIDDFINAYKKQIEYFVFHMVAADNCVDIAHAKRAPLPFLSSMLDDCIGTGKSIQEGGGHYRFSGPLGVGIANVGDSFMAIKKLIFDENKITLLKLKAAVDSNFGENEDDPIKKAEYEDIKQLILNRVPKFGNDIDEVDEFTRDGALIYCKEVLKYTNQRGGKFIPGLYPVSNNVYLGSLVGATPDGRNAFKPLADGVSPTRGADVNGPTAAANSVSKLEHFAAPSGTLFNQKFNPNSLQGDNGLKNLGSLIRSYFDRKGMHIQFNVIDKKVLLEAQKHPEQYRDLIVRVAGYSAQFICLDKGVQDDIIKRTEQNL
- a CDS encoding glycyl-radical enzyme activating protein, yielding MLKNEVDLNKMGTVFNIQRFSVNDGPGIRTIVFLKGCPLSCHWCSNPESQNVNKQLLFNIKNCTGCHKCKTICEYDAIDLNNFNRIDRDKCISCGKCAENCYPGALVVSGKEMSVKEVLDELNKDSSQFRRSNGGVTLSGGEPLLQHEFALEILKGCKSIGIHTTIETTGYVDKEILRKIAPWVDLVLLDIKTLNEDKHIKYVGASNKIILENAKSISELVTSTIIRVPVIPQFNCDEKSIQDIAKFTKSLNNITEIHLLPYHKLGLNKYDCLGKEYLMKNDINTPSEEVMLNFKKIVEDIGLTCNIGAN